The following proteins are co-located in the Cydia pomonella isolate Wapato2018A chromosome 19, ilCydPomo1, whole genome shotgun sequence genome:
- the LOC133528509 gene encoding uncharacterized protein K02A2.6-like: protein MAKTTARGVIKSLRETFARFGLPLEVVSDNGPPFTSKEYAHFMEINGIKMTFTPAYHPASNGAAENAVKLCKRAIKKALRDGCDVDEALQAYLMMYRNVEHSSTGSAPAMLLQRRRLRSRLDLLRGTRQVESRVQQAQDKQVLNAGGKPRELNVGDSVWARDHAGGSWLSGQVKEKVGSRNFIIARESGPQLKRHLDQIKRRRSSYTVTLSDVSETAAGEESAVNDTEATQGSRAPEPVVQPDLKEPPQLSVETVSLNTGPSHTECNESPLGRPKRIRKAVQRYGFEFD, encoded by the coding sequence ATGGCTAAAACTACTGCGAGGGGAGTTATTAAATCGTTACGGGAAACGTTTGCTCGTTTTGGGCTGCCTTTAGAAGTAGTTTCGGACAACGGTCCTCCGTTCACGTCTAAGGAGTACGCACATTTTATGGAAATTAACGGcatcaaaatgacatttacGCCAGCTTACCACCCAGCCTCCAATGGCGCTGCGGAGAATGCGGTTAAGTTATGTAAGCGAGCTATTAAAAAGGCACTTCGAGATGGTTGTGATGTGGATGAAGCTCTTCAAGCATATCTCATGATGTACAGGAACGTTGAGCATAGTTCTACAGGGTCAGCCCCAGCTATGCTGTTACAACGTAGACGACTACGATCGAGGCTAGACTTGTTAAGGGGTACTCGGCAGGTCGAGTCTAGGGTACAGCAAGCTCAAGATAAACAAGTGTTGAACGCGGGAGGGAAACCTAGAGAACTTAACGTGGGCGATTCAGTGTGGGCGCGAGATCACGCCGGGGGAAGCTGGTTAAGTGGTCAGGTTAAGGAGAAAGTAGGTTCCCGGAATTTTATTATAGCTAGGGAAAGTGGTCCACAACTAAAAAGACATTTAGATCAGATTAAAAGACGGCGTAGCAGTTATACAGTGACCCTGTCGGATGTGTCGGAGACGGCGGCAGGCGAGGAATCCGCGGTTAATGACACGGAGGCGACTCAGGGTTCGCGCGCGCCGGAACCTGTGGTTCAACCCGATCTTAAGGAACCACCCCAGCTATCTGTAGAGACTGTATCCCTGAACACAGGACCCAGTCACACGGAATGTAATGAGTCCCCTTTGGGCCGACCCAAGCGCATTCGTAAGGCCGTGCAAAGATATGGCTTCGAGTTTgattaa